One genomic region from Magallana gigas chromosome 3, xbMagGiga1.1, whole genome shotgun sequence encodes:
- the LOC117680718 gene encoding uncharacterized protein, whose product MVGKKANKPVTEKRRRDRINKCLVQLKNIVMRATGKDEKRFAKMEKADILEMTIGHLIEMHQQNIGKRFVDHWGIATPGTENPSDPFSCTRRTQAVDNPQEVRTNTNQSFYPGHLFPTPAYKCGYSGERAIKDVKFEADDYMESDSIMCGSASRVFVFGEDDTATRSEKMRGLKELSPYDHDSPKEWIHPSHTNKPLFTSTPVEFSAAKPIRTSTPLGLPSLSKGFLSPEELIMSGRYDINLNTSPDLRVRLFTSSEESSDGSLERRSYSGYSISSSSGSSGGSNGENGVWRPW is encoded by the exons ATGGTCggcaaaaag GCCAACAAACCAGTCACAGAAAAGAGGAGAAGGGACAGGATCAACAAATGTCTGGTCCAGTTGAAGAACATCGTGATGAGAGCCACAGGCAAAGAC gaAAAACGATTTGCAAAAATGGAGAAGGCTGATATTTTAGAAATGACGATCGGTCACTTGATTGAGATGCATCAGCAGAATATCG GTAAACGTTTTGTGGACCACTGGGGCATTGCTACACCGGGCACAGAAAATCCGTCTGATCCGTTCAGTTGCACCAGAAGAACACAAGCTGTAGACAACCCACAAGAAGTTCGTACCAACACTAATCAGAGTTTTTACCCGGGTCATCTTTTCCCGACCCCTGCCTACAAGTGTGGGTACAGCGGCGAGAGAGCCATCAAGGACGTCAAATTCGAAGCAGACGATTACATGGAGTCGGACAGCATCATGTGTGGCTCTGCATCACGTGTGTTCGTATTTGGTGAAGATGACACCGCCACAAGAAGTGAGAAGATGAGAGGTTTGAAAGAACTTTCCCCATATGACCACGATTCGCCCAAAGAATGGATCCACCCCTCCCACACCAATAAACCTCTGTTTACCTCTACCCCAGTCGAATTTAGTGCTGCTAAACCCATCAGGACCTCTACACCCCTCGGTCTCCCGTCCCTGTCCAAGGGATTCCTCTCCCCCGAAGAACTGATCATGTCTGGAAGATACGACATTAATCTAAACACATCTCCGGATCTCCGAGTCCGTCTGTTTACCAGTAGCGAGGAATCGTCTGATGGAAGCCTAGAGAGAAGATCTTATTCTGGATATTCCATATCATCGTCATCAGGAAGCAGTGGCGGATCCAACGGAGAAAATGGAGTCTGGAGGCCATGGTGA
- the LOC105327843 gene encoding uncharacterized protein, translating into MVIANHNQLSFSNKIYFEYYYKYTMEAQKAKKPVGGKLLKQFSVREGAIPMVGKKASKPVTEKRRRDRINKCLVQLKNIVMRATGKDEKRFAKMEKADILEMTIGHLIEMHQQNIGKRFVDHWGIATPGTENPSDPFSCTRRTQAVDNPEVRTNTNQSFYPGHLFPTPAYKCGYSGERAIKDVKFEADDYMESDSIMCGSASRVFVFGEDDTATRSEKMRGLKELSPYDHDSPKEWIHPSHTNKPLFTSTPVEFSAAKPIRTSTPLGLPSLSKGFLSPEELIMSGRYDINLNTSPDLRVRLFTSSEESSDGSLERRSYSGYSGSSSSGSSGGSNGENGVWRPW; encoded by the exons ATGGTCATTGCAAATCACAATCAACTCTCATTctccaataaaatatatttcgaATATTATTACAAGTATACGATGGAGGCTCAGAAAGCTAAGAAACCCGTCGGGGGGAAACTGTTGAAACAGTTTTCTGTCCGCGAGGGTGCAATTCCAATGGTCGGCAAAAAG GCCAGCAAACCAGTCACAGAAAAGAGGAGAAGGGACAGGATCAACAAATGTCTGGTCCAGTTGAAGAACATCGTGATGAGAGCCACAGGCAAAGAC gAAAAAAGATTTGCAAAAATGGAGAAGGCTGATATTTTAGAAATGACGATCGGTCACTTGATTGAGATGCATCAGCAGAATATCG GTAAACGTTTTGTGGACCACTGGGGCATTGCTACACCGGGCACAGAAAATCCGTCTGATCCGTTCAGTTGCACCAGAAGAACACAAGCTGTAGACAACCCAGAAGTTCGTACCAACACCAATCAGAGTTTTTACCCGGGTCATCTTTTCCCGACTCCTGCCTACAAGTGTGGGTACAGCGGCGAGAGAGCCATCAAGGACGTCAAATTCGAAGCAGACGATTACATGGAGTCGGACAGCATCATGTGTGGCTCTGCATCACGTGTGTTCGTATTTGGTGAAGATGACACCGCCACAAGAAGTGAGAAGATGAGAGGTTTGAAAGAACTTTCCCCATATGACCACGATTCGCCCAAAGAATGGATCCACCCCTCCCACACCAATAAGCCTCTGTTTACCTCTACCCCAGTCGAATTTAGTGCTGCTAAACCCATCAGGACCTCTACACCCCTCGGTCTCCCGTCCCTGTCCAAGGGATTCCTCTCCCCCGAAGAACTGATCATGTCTGGAAGATACGACATTAATCTAAACACATCTCCTGATCTCCGAGTCCGTCTGTTTACCAGTAGCGAGGAATCGTCTGATGGAAGCCTGGAGAGAAGATCTTATTCTGGATATTCCGGATCCTCGTCATCAGGCAGCAGTGGCGGATCCAACGGAGAAAATGGAGTTTGGAGGCCGTGGTGA